A section of the Ammospiza caudacuta isolate bAmmCau1 chromosome 28, bAmmCau1.pri, whole genome shotgun sequence genome encodes:
- the KLHL26 gene encoding kelch-like protein 26 yields the protein MAESGGAEFGAERPSSMADKNSTLKCTFSAPGHSTTLLQGLASLRAQAQLLDVILTINNEVFQVHKVVLAACSDYFRAMFTGGMREASQDVIELKGVSAKGLKHIIDFAYSAEVTLDLDCIQDVLGAAVFLQMVPVVELCEEFLKSAMSVETCLNIGQMATTFSLASLKESVDAFTFRHFLQISEEEDFLHLPLERLVFFLQSNKLKSCSEIELFRAAVRWLQFDPARRASASRVLCHIRFPLMKSSELVDSVQTLDIMVEDVLCRQYLLEAFNYQILPFRQHEMQSPRTAIRSDVLSLVTFGGTPYTDNDRTVSPKVFCLPDAAGRQFRELTAMEVGSSHSCVAVLDNFVYLVGGQQLQYRSGEGAVDVSYRYDPHLNQWLRIQAMQESRIQFQLNVLRGMVYATGGRNRSGSLASVEKYCPKDNEWTYVCSLKRRTWGHAGATAGDRLYISGGYGISVEDKKALHCYDPTADQWEFKTPMNEPRVLHAMVSANSRIYALGGRMDHVDRCFDVLAVEYYVPETDQWTTVSPMRAGQSEAGCCLLEKKIYIVGGYNWHLNNVTSIVQVYNTETDEWERDLHFPESFAGIACAPVILPQVTSQR from the exons ATGGCGGAGTCCGGCGGGGCCGAGTTCGGCGCGGAGCGGCCGAGCAG CATGGCTGACAAGAACAGCACCCTGAAATGCACGTTCTCTGCTCCTGGCCACAGCACCACGCTGCTGCAGGGACTGGCCTCGCTCCGAGCCCAGGCTCAGCTGCTTGATGTCATCCTCACTATAAATAATGAAGTGTTTCAGGTTCATAAAGTTGTCTTGGCTGCCTGCAGTGACTATTTCAG GGCCATGTTCACGGGCGGCATGAGAGAAGCCAGCCAGGACGTGATCGAGCTCAAGGGCGTGTCTGCCAAGGGCCTGAAACACATCATCGACTTCGCCTACAGCGCCGAGGTCACGCTGGACCTCGACTGCATCCAGGACGTGCTGGGAGCCGCCGTCTTCCTGCAGATGGTGCCGGTGGTGGAGCTGTGCGAGGAGTTCCTCAAGTCGGCCATGAGCGTGGAGACGTGCCTCAACATCGGCCAGATGGCCACCACCTTCAGCCTGGCGTCCCTCAAGGAATCCGTGGACGCCTTCACCTTCAGGCACTTCCTGCAGATCTCGGAGGAGGAGGATTTCCTGCACCTGCCCCTGGAGCGCCTGGTGTTCTTCCTGCAGAGCAACAAGCTCAAGAGCTGCAGCGAGATCGAGCTGTTCCGCGCCGCCGTGCGCTGGCTGCAGTTCGACCCCGCGCGCCGCGCCAGCGCCAGCCGCGTGCTCTGCCACATCCGCTTCCCGCTCATGAAGTCCTCGGAGCTGGTGGACAGCGTGCAGACCCTGGACATCATGGTGGAGGACGTGCTGTGCCGCCAGTACCTGCTGGAGGCCTTCAACTACCAGATCCTGCCCTTCCGGCAGCACGAGATGCAGTCCCCGCGCACGGCCATCCGCTCGGACGTGCTGTCCCTCGTCACCTTCGGCGGCACGCCCTACACCGACAACGACCGCACCGTCAGCCCCAAGGTGTTCTGCCTGCCCGACGCGGCCGGGCGCCAGTTCCGCGAGCTCACCGCCATGGAGGTGGGCAGCAGCCACTCGTGCGTGGCCGTGCTCGACAACTTCGTGTACCTGGtgggagggcagcagctgcagtacCGCAGCGGGGAGGGCGCCGTCGACGTCTCCTACCGCTACGACCCCCACCTGAACCAGTGGCTGCGCATCCAGGCCATGCAGGAGAGCAGGATCCAGTTCCAGCTCAACGTCCTGCGCGGCATGGTGTACGCCACGGGCGGCCGCAACCGCTCGGGCAGCCTGGCCTCGGTGGAGAAGTACTGCCCCAAGGACAACGAGTGGACTTACGTGTGCTCCCTGAAGCGCAGGACGTGGGGCCACGCCGGCGCCACCGCGGGGGACAGGCTCTACATCTCGGGGGGCTACGGCATCTCCGTGGAGGACAAGAAGGCGCTGCACTGCTACGACCCCACCGCCGACCAGTGGGAGTTCAAGACGCCCATGAACGAGCCGCGGGTGCTGCACGCCATGGTCAGCGCCAACAGCAGGATCTACGCCCTGGGGGGACGCATGGACCACGTGGATCGCTGCTTCGACGTCCTGGCCGTGGAGTACTACGTCCCCGAGACGGACCAGTGGACCACGGTGAGCCCCATGCGCGCGGGGCAGTCGGAGGccggctgctgcctcctggAGAAAAAGATTTACATCGTGGGGGGCTACAACTGGCACCTCAACAACGTCACCAGCATCGTGCAGGTCTACAACACGGAGACGGACGAGTGGGAGAGGGACTTGCACTTCCCAGAGTCGTTTGCTGGCATCGCCTGCGCCCCCGTCATCCTCCCGCAGGTGACGAGCCAGAGGTGA